A portion of the Adhaeribacter radiodurans genome contains these proteins:
- a CDS encoding IscS subfamily cysteine desulfurase: MLKLPIYLDNNATTPLDPRVLEAMLPYLTEHFGNAASRDHAFGWAAKEAVDYAREQIAALINSNPKEIIFTSGATESNNLAIKGVFEMYAAKGNHIITVTTEHKAVLDTCKHLEKLGGAITYLNVNKEGLIDLNELEAAITPKTILISVMYANNETGVIQPIREISAIAHKYGILFMTDATQAVGKIPVDVEADKIDLMAFSGHKLYGPKGVGALYVRRKNPSVKITAQMDGGGHERGMRSGTLNVPGIVGLGKACELCRLEMANDAERIGKLRDHLETELLQIEETQRNGYKEHCLPHVANISFKYVEGESLMMGLKDLAVSSGSACTSASMEPSYVLKALGLSDNLAYSSLRFSLSRFTTAEQIKYAISHVQEVVEKLRNMSPHWKMYKEGIDTNPMEWAG; the protein is encoded by the coding sequence ATGCTCAAATTACCTATCTATTTAGATAATAATGCTACTACTCCTTTAGATCCGCGGGTTCTGGAAGCCATGCTTCCCTACCTAACGGAGCATTTTGGGAATGCTGCATCCCGGGATCATGCTTTTGGCTGGGCGGCTAAAGAAGCGGTAGATTATGCCCGGGAGCAAATTGCAGCCTTGATTAATAGCAACCCCAAAGAAATTATTTTTACCTCGGGCGCTACCGAATCAAATAACCTAGCTATTAAGGGAGTGTTTGAAATGTATGCGGCTAAAGGAAATCATATTATTACGGTTACTACCGAGCATAAAGCGGTTTTAGATACCTGCAAACACCTCGAAAAATTAGGCGGTGCAATTACTTACCTGAACGTAAACAAAGAAGGTTTAATTGATTTGAACGAACTGGAAGCCGCTATTACGCCTAAAACTATTTTAATCTCGGTTATGTACGCCAACAACGAAACGGGCGTAATTCAACCCATCCGGGAAATTTCGGCAATTGCTCATAAATACGGCATTCTTTTCATGACCGACGCCACTCAGGCAGTAGGTAAAATTCCGGTAGATGTAGAGGCAGATAAGATTGATTTAATGGCGTTTTCTGGTCATAAGTTGTATGGTCCGAAAGGAGTGGGTGCTTTATACGTGCGCCGTAAAAACCCGAGTGTAAAAATTACGGCTCAAATGGATGGGGGCGGACACGAACGCGGAATGCGGTCGGGTACCCTTAACGTACCCGGAATTGTTGGTTTAGGTAAAGCCTGTGAATTGTGCCGCTTAGAAATGGCGAATGATGCCGAACGGATTGGGAAATTACGCGACCATTTAGAAACCGAATTGCTCCAGATAGAAGAAACGCAGCGTAATGGCTACAAAGAACATTGTTTGCCCCACGTTGCCAATATTTCATTTAAATACGTGGAAGGAGAAAGTTTAATGATGGGATTAAAAGATTTGGCTGTTTCGTCGGGCTCTGCCTGTACGTCTGCCTCTATGGAACCTTCTTACGTTTTAAAAGCCCTCGGATTAAGCGACAATTTAGCTTACTCATCGCTCCGGTTTAGTTTAAGTCGTTTTACAACTGCCGAACAAATAAAATACGCCATTTCGCACGTACAGGAAGTAGTAGAGAAATTGCGGAACATGTCGCCGCATTGGAAAATGTACAAAGAAGGTATTGATACGAACCCGATGGAATGGGCCGGATAG
- a CDS encoding GEVED domain-containing protein, producing the protein MKVFFYPTQPLAFFSNWQHWLAILFLLNIASGAYAQSKEWDQTYGGVIITSGTQTYGSSYLQSVITTNSGYLLGGRSNSLIGNDKTQGRRGNYDYWLVSTDNRGNKLWDKRYGGSGQEDLQVVVNTADGGYLLGGTSSSGIGGDKTQASQGGQDYWIVKISADGSKLWDKRFGGNGNDVLKALVAAPGGGFILGGYSNSGATGDKTQASRGSNDFWIIRIDESGNKIWDRRYGGSDNDVFKSLVITLDGGFLLAGSSSSGIGGDKSEPAWGGIQPDYWVIKVNSSGTKIWDKRLGGKSSDELEALVATPDGGYVLGGLSYSFPEGDKTDTQGWFEVGIGEYWLIKIDGKGNKLWDKTVNGTSHVVNSLIPTTDGGFLVGGGNPTDEMNDVDDYWVAKVNSIGNTVWEKYISGVGKDYLTSILATETNEILLGGWSDSGMGNDKSGAKKGLYDYWLVKLQEVSCIPVITYGCDDLNIIQSFQFNTLSNNASGCDPQGKGYSSYPPTGNFTTTVTRDQTYTITVQASLTEDFEQGFGVWIDYNNDNDFDDAGEFVLSTPIVFDGYTGTIVIPATAMPGQHRLRVRSHFANEITSDESCTEFDYGETEDYIITINNSAIYAAWNKRFGGLGRDSYTDVIRTTDGGYLVGGYTGSEDTGDKSQPSRGAIDYWIVKLDAAGNKLWDKRYGGPGNDYLNRLIATLDGGYLLGGSSESGAGGDKTQNNRGDRDYWLVKINSAGVKQWDKRYGGSGYDELSKITQLSTGEYFVAGYSSSPASFEKSQGSQGGRDYWVLKLNAAGTKLWDRRFGGNLNDNLENFLLTPDGGYLLGGASASGLSGDRSQLSRGGEDYWVVRLDSEGNKVWDRRYGGSDKDHLFSMGRLSNTAFYLGGYSLSGQDGDKSQNSQGGKDYWLVVINSAGEKLWDKRFGGSLDDELRSVIRTADGGYLLGGKSDSPLSGEKSQNSRGSSDYWIVKLTSSGSKQWDQRFGGVGYEELRNMVSTPDGGYLLGGRSESGISGDKSQPSQGGQDYWLVKVALSGSNAAVEEEEIIGAKRESTEMELANGKILESSLAVRPNPFTEHLQVSFTLPQSEGVSVKVYNSQGQEMTTLFQGQAESGRTYQVQWQPKTNQAAGLYLLRLRSTTQTLTQKVILAK; encoded by the coding sequence ATGAAAGTATTTTTTTACCCCACTCAACCTCTTGCTTTTTTTAGTAATTGGCAACATTGGTTAGCAATTCTATTTCTGTTAAATATAGCCTCGGGAGCATATGCGCAGAGCAAAGAGTGGGATCAAACCTATGGCGGAGTAATTATCACCAGTGGAACTCAAACCTATGGCTCCTCTTACCTGCAAAGTGTTATTACTACCAATAGCGGCTATTTGCTCGGTGGCCGATCTAATTCTCTCATTGGGAACGATAAAACCCAGGGGCGCCGCGGTAACTACGATTACTGGCTGGTAAGTACCGATAATAGAGGAAATAAACTTTGGGATAAACGATATGGCGGTTCCGGCCAGGAAGATTTGCAAGTAGTAGTAAATACCGCCGATGGCGGCTATTTGCTGGGAGGCACTTCCTCTTCGGGTATTGGCGGCGACAAAACCCAGGCGAGCCAGGGCGGCCAGGATTATTGGATAGTAAAAATAAGTGCCGATGGTAGTAAGCTGTGGGATAAACGTTTCGGGGGTAATGGGAACGATGTACTGAAAGCGTTAGTGGCGGCACCCGGCGGTGGTTTTATTTTAGGTGGGTATTCTAATTCCGGAGCAACCGGCGATAAAACGCAGGCGAGCCGGGGCAGTAATGATTTTTGGATTATAAGAATTGATGAAAGTGGCAACAAAATTTGGGACAGGCGCTATGGCGGTTCGGACAATGATGTATTTAAATCCTTGGTAATTACTTTAGATGGCGGGTTTTTGTTAGCCGGTTCTTCTAGCTCCGGCATTGGGGGCGATAAAAGTGAACCCGCTTGGGGAGGCATTCAACCCGATTATTGGGTTATAAAAGTAAATAGTAGCGGCACTAAAATCTGGGATAAACGGCTGGGAGGTAAGTCTTCGGACGAACTCGAAGCTTTAGTAGCTACGCCAGATGGCGGTTATGTATTGGGTGGTCTTTCTTATTCTTTCCCGGAAGGCGATAAAACAGATACGCAAGGCTGGTTTGAAGTGGGTATTGGCGAATATTGGTTAATTAAAATAGATGGTAAGGGTAATAAACTTTGGGATAAAACTGTAAATGGTACGAGCCACGTTGTAAATTCTTTAATTCCTACTACCGATGGCGGATTTCTGGTAGGCGGAGGTAACCCTACCGATGAAATGAATGATGTAGATGATTACTGGGTAGCCAAAGTAAATAGTATCGGTAATACTGTTTGGGAGAAATATATCTCGGGCGTGGGTAAAGATTATTTAACTAGTATTCTAGCTACCGAAACCAACGAGATTTTACTGGGAGGTTGGTCCGATTCCGGAATGGGAAATGATAAAAGTGGGGCAAAAAAAGGCTTGTACGATTACTGGTTAGTAAAATTACAGGAGGTGAGCTGCATTCCGGTAATTACTTATGGCTGCGATGATTTAAATATTATTCAGAGCTTCCAATTTAACACTTTGTCTAACAATGCTTCCGGCTGTGATCCGCAAGGCAAAGGTTATAGTAGTTATCCGCCCACGGGCAATTTTACCACAACCGTTACCCGCGATCAAACCTATACCATTACTGTACAAGCTTCCCTTACCGAAGATTTTGAGCAAGGCTTTGGCGTTTGGATTGATTATAACAACGACAATGATTTTGATGATGCAGGAGAGTTTGTATTAAGTACGCCGATAGTTTTTGATGGATATACCGGAACAATAGTTATTCCCGCTACGGCTATGCCTGGTCAACACCGTTTACGGGTCAGGTCGCATTTTGCTAACGAAATAACCAGCGATGAATCTTGTACAGAATTTGACTACGGTGAAACCGAAGATTATATAATAACTATTAACAATTCGGCCATCTATGCAGCCTGGAACAAGCGGTTTGGAGGCTTAGGCCGGGATAGTTATACGGATGTGATCCGCACCACGGATGGGGGCTACTTAGTTGGTGGTTACACTGGTTCGGAAGACACCGGCGACAAGAGCCAGCCCAGCCGCGGTGCTATCGATTACTGGATTGTTAAGCTCGATGCCGCCGGCAACAAACTCTGGGACAAACGCTACGGTGGTCCGGGCAACGATTACCTCAACCGCTTAATTGCTACTTTAGATGGCGGCTACCTCTTAGGCGGCAGTTCCGAATCGGGGGCGGGTGGCGATAAAACGCAGAACAACCGCGGCGACCGGGATTACTGGCTGGTAAAGATCAACAGCGCGGGCGTCAAACAATGGGACAAACGCTACGGCGGCTCGGGCTACGATGAGCTGAGCAAAATTACCCAACTCAGCACGGGCGAGTATTTCGTGGCAGGTTATAGTTCTTCGCCGGCTAGTTTCGAGAAAAGCCAGGGCTCGCAGGGTGGCCGGGATTACTGGGTCTTGAAGCTCAATGCGGCGGGCACCAAGCTCTGGGACCGGCGCTTTGGCGGTAACCTGAACGATAACTTAGAGAACTTTCTGCTTACCCCCGATGGCGGGTATTTGCTGGGGGGCGCTTCGGCTTCGGGGCTGAGTGGCGACCGTAGTCAGTTGAGCCGGGGCGGGGAAGATTACTGGGTAGTTCGCCTGGATAGCGAAGGTAACAAAGTGTGGGATAGAAGGTACGGGGGCAGCGATAAAGATCATTTGTTTTCCATGGGTCGGTTGTCCAACACGGCTTTTTACCTGGGCGGCTACAGCCTCTCGGGCCAGGACGGGGACAAGAGCCAGAACAGCCAGGGCGGCAAAGATTATTGGTTGGTAGTTATTAATAGTGCCGGCGAAAAGCTCTGGGACAAACGCTTCGGCGGTAGCTTAGACGATGAACTGCGGTCGGTGATCCGAACAGCCGATGGCGGCTACTTGCTGGGGGGCAAGTCCGATTCACCCCTCAGCGGGGAGAAGAGCCAGAACAGTAGAGGCAGCAGTGATTACTGGATTGTGAAGCTGACGAGTAGTGGGAGTAAGCAGTGGGACCAACGGTTTGGCGGGGTAGGTTACGAGGAGCTGCGTAATATGGTGAGTACGCCGGATGGCGGGTACTTGCTGGGAGGCCGGTCCGAGTCGGGCATCAGTGGGGATAAGAGTCAGCCGAGCCAAGGCGGGCAGGATTACTGGCTGGTGAAGGTAGCCCTTTCCGGTAGCAACGCTGCAGTAGAGGAAGAAGAAATAATAGGGGCGAAGCGGGAGAGTACGGAAATGGAATTAGCTAATGGCAAAATCCTAGAAAGTAGCTTAGCGGTACGTCCAAATCCATTCACGGAGCACTTGCAGGTAAGTTTCACGTTGCCGCAATCCGAAGGGGTAAGTGTAAAAGTTTATAACAGCCAGGGACAGGAAATGACGACTTTGTTTCAGGGGCAAGCCGAAAGTGGCAGAACGTACCAGGTGCAGTGGCAGCCGAAGACCAACCAAGCGGCGGGTTTGTACTTGCTGCGCCTACGCTCAACTACCCAAACCCTCACCCAAAAAGTTATTCTGGCTAAGTAA
- the mce gene encoding methylmalonyl-CoA epimerase: MNKVEHIGIAVQDLEKANLIYTQILGTEPYKSEQVTSEKVITSFFQCGESKIELLAATDETSVIAAFIQKRGEGLHHIAFSVDDIEAEMSRLKQAGFTLLSETPKPGADNKLICFVHPKDASGVLIELCQEKTSF, from the coding sequence ATGAACAAAGTAGAACATATTGGTATTGCGGTCCAAGATCTGGAAAAAGCAAATCTTATTTATACGCAAATATTAGGTACTGAACCTTATAAAAGCGAACAGGTAACCTCCGAAAAAGTAATTACCTCTTTTTTCCAATGCGGCGAATCTAAAATTGAATTGCTGGCGGCTACTGATGAAACCAGTGTAATAGCTGCTTTTATTCAGAAGCGTGGAGAAGGACTGCATCATATTGCTTTTTCCGTAGACGACATTGAAGCCGAAATGAGTAGATTAAAACAAGCCGGATTCACTTTACTCAGCGAAACTCCAAAACCCGGCGCTGATAATAAATTAATCTGTTTTGTTCATCCTAAAGATGCCAGTGGTGTATTAATTGAACTGTGTCAGGAGAAAACCTCATTTTAA
- a CDS encoding DUF4202 domain-containing protein, producing MVKDQKRFNAAIARFDALNSEDPNTEIYNDKIYPKELLYAQRMTEWLFKVEPNPSEALQLAVRCQHLRRWTIPRREYSMDLAGYNKWRNTLRKYHADLAGQELQEVGYNPEIIDRVQFLVLKRQLKIDPEVQLLEDIVCLVFLENYFLDFARQHEEEKVVDIVQKTWRKMTTRGQQIALTLPMSDEAKQLVGKALAGSL from the coding sequence ATGGTAAAGGACCAAAAGCGCTTTAACGCGGCTATTGCCCGCTTTGATGCCTTAAATAGCGAAGATCCTAATACAGAGATTTATAACGATAAAATTTATCCTAAAGAATTATTGTATGCCCAGCGCATGACAGAGTGGTTGTTTAAAGTAGAGCCCAATCCATCAGAAGCCTTGCAATTAGCGGTGCGATGCCAGCACTTACGCCGCTGGACTATTCCCCGCCGGGAGTATTCCATGGACTTGGCAGGTTATAATAAATGGCGCAACACGCTCCGGAAATACCACGCCGATTTAGCTGGCCAAGAGTTGCAGGAAGTTGGCTACAATCCGGAAATTATTGACCGGGTTCAGTTTCTGGTTTTAAAAAGACAATTAAAGATTGATCCGGAGGTCCAATTGTTGGAAGATATTGTTTGTTTGGTGTTTCTGGAAAATTATTTTCTGGATTTTGCCCGTCAGCACGAAGAAGAAAAAGTAGTGGATATTGTTCAAAAAACCTGGCGTAAAATGACTACGCGCGGTCAACAAATAGCTCTTACTTTGCCTATGTCCGATGAAGCAAAACAATTAGTAGGTAAAGCCTTAGCGGGTTCTTTATAA
- the ruvC gene encoding crossover junction endodeoxyribonuclease RuvC produces MLQNTPTLLTSKFILGVDPGTNVMGYSIIEVNGSKVKVLEYDALSFKKAPNHAVKLKRIFDNTLLLIEKYLPDEMAIEAQFYSNNVQSMLKLGRAQGVAIAAALSRDIPYVEYAPKRIKQSITGNGNASKEQVAHMLSQILKLPSDSPKLFDATDALAVAMCHHYQKGINTQAGTKSWKSFIIDNPGRVK; encoded by the coding sequence ATGTTACAAAATACCCCTACCCTTCTTACCAGTAAATTTATTCTTGGCGTAGACCCTGGCACCAATGTAATGGGTTATAGCATTATTGAGGTGAATGGTTCTAAAGTGAAAGTACTTGAATACGATGCCCTTTCGTTTAAAAAAGCACCCAATCACGCGGTAAAATTAAAGCGTATTTTTGATAATACACTTTTGCTCATTGAAAAATACTTGCCCGATGAAATGGCTATTGAGGCGCAGTTTTATTCCAATAACGTCCAAAGCATGCTTAAACTTGGCCGGGCGCAGGGAGTAGCCATTGCTGCGGCCTTATCGCGCGATATTCCTTACGTAGAATACGCTCCCAAACGAATTAAACAATCTATTACTGGTAACGGAAATGCCTCGAAGGAGCAGGTGGCACACATGCTCAGTCAAATTTTAAAGCTACCCAGCGATTCCCCTAAATTATTTGATGCTACCGATGCTTTAGCTGTAGCTATGTGTCACCATTATCAGAAAGGAATAAATACTCAGGCGGGCACCAAATCGTGGAAAAGCTTTATTATAGACAACCCCGGAAGAGTAAAATAA
- a CDS encoding malectin domain-containing carbohydrate-binding protein, giving the protein MKKLSTFPFNLSKSQPLFYLFFSVFLLFGSLISLEGSAQTIAVENTDKFPALDQMVLSRVQNPWRRQNLDGTYTPYNANHDKVKLKIYNRGSSTLTISKFTLSSTSRWKITLPKALPISVSAGSSIETTVEFIAKDQATRVKVLHDLLTITSNDKTTPSKVVKLHGLWQKGGEGNREPWAQEIINAFGYTTKTGYAQHDGDSDGDYTVPNSDEILSANFVRVDGSKPVTVTQLGAYHGCCYYGEKIAWYPKGTNNVAIATSHYFLDSQSLLPRKTGSSSAIAQGTFNPSGAFGFKVGSAYSDRAKNFENKIGMRIWKAVDANGKIIANAYIIGADYLGTEFTNYDYQDNVYYVTNIRPESGQVNVELAVTPSDRDFGSVLKGSTKTLSVTLKNSGRSGQSSIKISSVALSGPNKAEFIAKAISTTLAPQASISASVSFKPTAKGIKNAALLVYHNAPGSPLRIPLYGIANESGSTITVVKRVKGGSDASMTIAGKVWESDKNYRKGSVRLDKQVTPGPISATDQDVLYQTYLSATQNLAETRVEIPMANGSYYVRLHFAENYFPSNNSRVFNINIEGTNRLTGFDIHKEVGYRSALVKDFAVTVSGGVLNLKFNPTVNRLALCGVEIFKSSSGSAANTISDLNLTDNVGEEMKDLQLKVYPNPSNGEKVFVEASNFAQQEEVTLSLHDLVGHTIEVKTLVTDENGSVSTQMATNKQLSSGLYILRGRGAISGETQSRLVIE; this is encoded by the coding sequence ATGAAAAAGCTTTCTACTTTTCCTTTCAATCTATCAAAATCACAACCTCTGTTTTATTTATTCTTTAGCGTATTCCTCTTATTCGGCAGTTTAATTTCTTTGGAAGGATCCGCCCAAACCATTGCGGTAGAAAATACCGATAAATTTCCGGCACTTGACCAAATGGTTCTTTCCCGGGTTCAAAATCCGTGGCGCCGTCAGAACTTAGATGGTACCTACACTCCTTACAATGCCAACCACGACAAAGTAAAACTGAAGATTTATAATCGCGGCTCCAGTACGCTTACTATTAGCAAATTTACTCTTTCCAGCACTTCTCGCTGGAAAATTACTTTGCCCAAAGCTTTGCCTATATCTGTTAGTGCGGGTAGCTCCATTGAAACTACAGTAGAGTTTATTGCAAAAGATCAAGCTACACGGGTTAAAGTTCTGCACGATCTGCTAACTATTACTTCTAACGACAAAACTACTCCGTCTAAAGTTGTTAAGCTCCATGGCTTATGGCAAAAAGGAGGTGAAGGTAACCGCGAACCTTGGGCGCAGGAAATTATTAATGCCTTTGGTTATACTACTAAAACCGGGTACGCACAGCATGATGGTGATAGCGATGGTGATTATACCGTTCCCAATTCTGACGAAATTTTATCGGCAAACTTTGTGCGGGTTGATGGCAGCAAACCGGTTACGGTAACACAACTGGGAGCTTACCATGGCTGCTGCTATTATGGAGAAAAAATTGCCTGGTACCCTAAAGGTACTAACAATGTAGCTATTGCTACCAGCCATTATTTTTTAGATAGCCAGTCGTTGTTGCCCCGAAAAACCGGATCTTCTTCGGCTATAGCGCAAGGCACTTTCAACCCAAGTGGCGCATTTGGCTTTAAAGTAGGTAGTGCTTACTCAGACCGAGCTAAAAATTTCGAAAATAAAATTGGTATGCGTATCTGGAAAGCCGTGGATGCCAATGGTAAAATTATTGCTAATGCCTACATTATTGGTGCGGATTATCTGGGTACTGAATTTACTAATTACGATTACCAGGATAACGTATATTATGTTACCAATATCAGACCGGAATCTGGTCAGGTTAATGTTGAATTAGCGGTAACTCCTTCTGATCGGGATTTTGGTTCTGTATTAAAAGGAAGCACCAAGACACTTTCTGTTACTCTAAAAAACAGTGGTAGAAGTGGCCAGTCTAGTATAAAAATCAGCAGCGTGGCTCTTTCTGGTCCTAATAAAGCAGAATTTATTGCTAAAGCTATTTCTACAACTTTGGCTCCTCAGGCCAGCATTAGTGCTAGTGTTAGCTTTAAACCTACGGCGAAAGGCATAAAAAATGCTGCCTTGTTAGTGTACCACAATGCTCCTGGCTCTCCACTGCGTATTCCGCTTTACGGTATTGCCAACGAATCGGGTTCTACTATAACCGTAGTGAAGCGGGTAAAAGGTGGCTCGGATGCGAGCATGACTATTGCGGGTAAAGTTTGGGAATCAGATAAAAATTACCGTAAAGGTTCAGTTCGGTTAGATAAGCAAGTAACTCCTGGACCAATTTCGGCTACCGACCAAGATGTTTTGTATCAAACGTACTTATCGGCTACCCAGAACTTAGCTGAAACTAGGGTAGAAATTCCTATGGCGAATGGTTCTTATTACGTGCGGTTGCACTTTGCCGAAAACTATTTCCCATCTAACAATTCCCGGGTTTTCAACATTAATATTGAAGGAACTAACCGTTTAACCGGGTTTGATATCCACAAAGAGGTAGGTTACCGTTCCGCTTTAGTGAAAGATTTTGCGGTAACAGTAAGCGGAGGTGTTCTGAATTTGAAATTTAACCCAACTGTAAACCGCTTGGCTCTATGCGGGGTGGAAATTTTTAAATCTTCGTCAGGATCTGCTGCTAATACCATTTCTGACTTAAATTTAACCGATAATGTTGGGGAAGAAATGAAAGATTTGCAATTGAAAGTATACCCGAACCCCAGCAACGGCGAAAAAGTTTTTGTAGAAGCTTCTAATTTTGCGCAACAAGAAGAAGTGACCCTTTCTTTACACGACTTAGTTGGTCACACCATAGAAGTAAAAACTTTAGTTACCGACGAAAACGGCAGTGTTTCTACTCAGATGGCTACTAATAAACAATTATCCAGCGGTTTATATATATTGAGAGGTCGGGGAGCAATTTCCGGCGAAACTCAGTCGCGGTTGGTAATTGAATAA
- a CDS encoding ComEC/Rec2 family competence protein, with amino-acid sequence MKNNVFRLVSFVLIALPLQFCSSPKTKALTAKNEAGSLNLVKKEAQHLTLYWIDVEGGAATLLVTPAGESILIDSGNPGGRDADRIYHVAKDVAGLTQIDHLIITHWHVDHYGGAAELVTKLPILEVHDKGIPESLPEDKEFTTRIQPYRDMLVKKRSQLQANQLINLESLPAKFSKLSLRVLGFDKKFIPITKSRTPGADCNVTDKPINTTDNANSTVLVLDYGPFRFFDGGDLTWNIEKTLVCPDNLVGTVDVYQVNHHGLDQSNNPALIKTLAPTVAIMNNGPRKGGGPETIQTLKGISSLQGNFQLHKNIRADSVYNTNSQFIANLKEKCEANFIKMTVEPNGEKYTISIPAKNYSKAFSTKINP; translated from the coding sequence ATGAAAAATAATGTCTTCCGTTTAGTAAGTTTCGTGTTAATTGCTTTGCCGTTGCAGTTTTGTTCTTCCCCTAAAACCAAGGCACTTACTGCTAAAAACGAGGCGGGCAGTTTGAATTTAGTAAAAAAGGAAGCACAACATTTAACTTTATACTGGATAGATGTAGAAGGCGGAGCCGCTACTTTACTCGTTACCCCAGCCGGCGAATCAATACTAATAGATTCGGGCAATCCTGGTGGTCGGGATGCGGATAGAATTTACCACGTAGCAAAAGACGTGGCCGGTTTAACTCAGATTGATCATTTAATTATTACGCATTGGCACGTTGATCATTATGGCGGAGCGGCCGAATTGGTGACAAAACTACCCATTTTGGAAGTACACGATAAAGGCATTCCGGAATCATTACCTGAAGATAAAGAGTTTACCACCCGCATTCAGCCTTACCGAGATATGTTAGTAAAGAAGCGTTCGCAGCTACAAGCAAATCAATTAATAAATTTAGAAAGTTTGCCTGCCAAATTTTCGAAACTGAGCCTCCGGGTACTAGGTTTTGATAAAAAATTTATTCCGATAACAAAATCCCGTACTCCGGGTGCCGATTGTAATGTAACGGATAAACCCATTAATACTACGGATAATGCAAACAGCACAGTACTAGTGCTAGACTATGGCCCGTTTCGGTTTTTTGATGGCGGTGATTTAACCTGGAATATAGAAAAAACGTTGGTGTGCCCGGATAACCTGGTAGGTACAGTAGATGTTTATCAGGTAAATCACCATGGCTTAGATCAAAGCAATAATCCGGCGTTAATTAAAACTTTAGCACCAACGGTAGCTATTATGAACAATGGTCCGCGTAAAGGTGGCGGACCCGAAACAATTCAAACTTTAAAAGGTATTTCTTCTCTGCAAGGTAATTTTCAGCTGCATAAAAACATTCGCGCCGATTCAGTTTATAATACTAACAGTCAATTTATTGCTAACCTGAAAGAAAAGTGTGAGGCAAATTTTATTAAAATGACTGTAGAGCCAAATGGCGAAAAATACACGATTAGTATTCCGGCTAAAAACTACTCAAAAGCCTTTTCAACCAAAATAAATCCTTAA